The following are encoded in a window of Verrucomicrobiia bacterium genomic DNA:
- a CDS encoding FtsK/SpoIIIE domain-containing protein yields MSNHQGVKKTLVLVEDLKAVVSDFAAREEKLDRDLRVKSGRERQHNEEEAAEEARQTAAERDAAESEFQAEKDAIESRYTQWKARINRARSSSKEQTSERIENRTGTRKYELQKLLMETERSRDGAFAQTAARFQDFNTNLATELVNLEALERRARNSLRSYFKFSFMLARAKEKAEVNLAPDEEQLFAEMRALLAKASEDLKRFRWQPFSILFRYLPVWLLLPLCATPMVLQRFGIGSLTHDGAMGASIGAAVVVLVLYFVGQSQGDKLASGIATALGKARKLYAACLEKSDTHHQSELERLQGEFEAATQMIDDDLKRTLKEAGSLRGTFREKIDDKTVRITATNERIRKARLAKAEDKHAHRVEVVEKTIAAREGAFGKMMDVRNAGSSAEQQRIWQELEKEWLERTQPIYAALADLKADSENLFPPWQENWLKNWTPPAKFEHAAKFADLQVDVEKLSGAIPKNKRLALPGPARFDAPMLLTYPDQGSVLFETNGGGTAKVIDALNNIILRLLASAPPGRLSFTIIDPIGLGQNFAGAMHLADYGEHLINSRIWTQPSQIEQRLGELNEHMEKVIQMYLRNEYETIAQYNEAAGNIAERYQILVIADFPVNFSELAAKRLMSIATSGARCGVFTLIHWDHRHPALQDFMPDELRRNSVCVTVKGNDLFFTNKPLPGTNLQLDVPPPAELATEFIHTVGKNSRDSSRVEVPFSQVAPTDDNLWSEDTTSEMRVPIGRTGATKLQYVAIGRGTRQHALIAGKTGSGKSTLFHVMITNLALWCSPEQVEFYLVDFKKGVEFKCYAAKRLPHARVVAIESDREFGLSVLQRVDDELKRRGDMFRKLGVQDIAGYKRAGGKEPVPRSLLMIDEFQELFVEDDKISQSANLLLDRIVRQGRAFGVHVILGSQTLGGAYTVARTTLGQMVIRIALMCNEADAYLIMDDSNPAPRLLTRPGEGIYNDMAGALEGNSPFQTVWLSDEIRDSYLEKVRQRAVQEGMGHIGPIVYEGDAPADIRENRLLQQLLEVEAVKPPSSPRIWLGAPNSIKGPTEAVFHRQSGNNLLIVGQREEAALGILSLALVSLAAQYPVGAANFIVFDGTTPGSQQREFLERITRAIPHQVTLARGSDLGEVLGNLSADLKKRVEEDHGSGAPATFVFFHGLQKFNKLRREDDFGFSSGDASASPSELLNGIITEGASLGIHLIVSCDTYNNVNRFLSKKAFSEFEMRVLFQMSANDSANLCDSPRASMLGLHRALFYNEQEGYLETFRPYALPDGDWVEQAEKNLRRLVSSVS; encoded by the coding sequence GGAAAAGCTCGACCGCGATCTGCGCGTGAAATCTGGCCGCGAACGCCAGCACAATGAAGAAGAGGCTGCCGAGGAGGCGCGCCAAACCGCCGCCGAACGCGACGCGGCGGAATCGGAATTTCAAGCGGAGAAAGATGCGATCGAATCGCGTTACACCCAGTGGAAGGCGCGCATCAACCGGGCGCGCAGTTCGAGCAAGGAGCAAACGTCCGAGCGCATCGAGAACCGCACCGGCACGCGCAAGTATGAGCTGCAAAAATTGCTGATGGAGACGGAGCGCAGCCGCGACGGCGCGTTCGCGCAAACCGCCGCGCGTTTCCAGGATTTCAATACGAATCTCGCGACGGAGTTGGTGAATTTGGAAGCGCTGGAGCGGCGCGCGCGAAATTCCTTGCGCAGTTATTTCAAGTTTTCCTTCATGCTCGCGCGCGCGAAAGAAAAAGCGGAAGTCAATCTCGCGCCGGATGAGGAACAGTTGTTCGCCGAGATGCGCGCGTTGCTGGCGAAAGCGTCGGAAGATTTGAAACGGTTTCGCTGGCAGCCGTTTTCAATATTGTTTCGATATTTGCCGGTGTGGCTGTTGCTGCCGTTGTGTGCCACGCCAATGGTGTTGCAGCGTTTCGGCATCGGTTCGCTCACGCACGACGGGGCGATGGGCGCGTCCATCGGCGCGGCGGTGGTGGTGCTGGTGCTTTATTTCGTCGGGCAAAGCCAGGGTGATAAACTCGCCAGCGGAATCGCGACCGCGCTGGGCAAGGCGCGAAAATTATACGCCGCGTGCCTCGAAAAGTCCGACACGCATCATCAAAGCGAACTTGAGCGGTTGCAAGGCGAGTTCGAGGCGGCGACGCAGATGATTGACGATGATTTGAAACGGACGTTGAAAGAGGCCGGCAGTTTGCGCGGGACGTTCCGTGAAAAAATTGATGACAAAACCGTGCGCATCACGGCGACGAATGAGCGCATCCGCAAAGCCCGACTGGCGAAAGCGGAAGACAAGCACGCGCATCGGGTGGAAGTGGTGGAGAAAACCATCGCCGCGCGCGAAGGCGCTTTTGGCAAAATGATGGATGTGCGCAACGCCGGTTCCAGCGCCGAGCAACAACGCATCTGGCAGGAGTTGGAAAAGGAATGGCTTGAGCGGACACAACCGATTTACGCGGCGCTCGCGGATTTAAAGGCGGACTCGGAAAATCTATTTCCGCCGTGGCAGGAAAATTGGCTGAAGAATTGGACGCCGCCCGCAAAGTTCGAGCACGCCGCAAAATTCGCGGACCTGCAAGTGGATGTCGAAAAATTGAGCGGCGCGATTCCGAAAAACAAGCGGCTCGCGCTGCCCGGCCCGGCCCGTTTTGATGCGCCCATGCTGCTTACATATCCAGACCAGGGTTCGGTGTTGTTCGAGACCAACGGCGGCGGCACCGCCAAGGTCATTGACGCGCTGAATAATATTATTTTGCGTCTGCTCGCCTCCGCACCTCCGGGGCGATTGAGCTTCACGATCATTGACCCGATCGGCCTTGGCCAAAATTTTGCCGGCGCGATGCATCTCGCGGATTACGGCGAACATCTCATCAACAGCCGCATTTGGACGCAGCCTTCGCAGATCGAGCAACGCCTTGGCGAGTTGAACGAGCACATGGAAAAAGTGATCCAGATGTATTTGCGCAACGAATATGAAACCATCGCGCAATACAACGAAGCCGCCGGAAACATTGCCGAGCGTTACCAGATTTTGGTGATCGCGGATTTCCCGGTGAACTTCAGCGAGCTGGCGGCGAAGCGGTTGATGAGCATTGCCACGAGCGGCGCGCGTTGCGGGGTTTTTACTCTGATTCATTGGGACCATCGCCACCCGGCCTTGCAGGATTTTATGCCGGACGAATTGCGCCGCAACAGCGTTTGCGTGACGGTCAAGGGCAACGATTTATTTTTCACGAACAAACCATTGCCGGGAACGAACCTTCAACTCGACGTTCCGCCGCCCGCGGAACTGGCGACCGAATTTATTCACACCGTCGGCAAAAACAGCCGCGACTCCAGCCGCGTGGAAGTTCCATTCTCGCAGGTCGCCCCCACCGACGACAATTTGTGGAGCGAAGACACGACGAGCGAGATGCGCGTGCCCATCGGCCGCACGGGCGCGACGAAATTGCAATATGTCGCCATCGGGCGCGGCACGCGGCAACACGCGCTTATCGCCGGTAAAACCGGTTCCGGCAAATCCACGTTGTTTCACGTGATGATCACGAATCTCGCGTTGTGGTGCAGCCCGGAGCAGGTGGAATTTTATCTCGTGGATTTCAAGAAGGGCGTCGAGTTCAAATGTTACGCCGCGAAACGATTGCCGCACGCGCGCGTAGTGGCGATTGAGAGCGATCGCGAATTTGGCCTGAGCGTTTTGCAACGCGTGGATGACGAATTGAAACGGCGCGGCGATATGTTCCGCAAACTGGGTGTGCAGGACATCGCCGGTTACAAGCGCGCGGGCGGAAAAGAACCGGTTCCGCGCTCGCTGCTAATGATTGACGAGTTCCAGGAATTGTTCGTCGAGGATGATAAGATTTCGCAGAGCGCGAATCTGTTGCTCGACCGCATCGTACGCCAGGGCCGCGCGTTTGGCGTGCATGTCATTTTGGGTTCGCAAACTCTCGGCGGCGCTTACACCGTGGCGCGCACGACGCTTGGGCAAATGGTCATCCGCATCGCGCTCATGTGCAACGAGGCCGACGCGTATCTTATCATGGACGACAGCAATCCCGCGCCGCGCCTGCTCACGCGTCCCGGCGAAGGCATTTATAACGACATGGCCGGCGCGCTTGAAGGCAACAGTCCGTTCCAAACCGTGTGGCTCTCCGATGAAATTCGCGACAGCTATCTCGAAAAAGTGCGGCAACGCGCGGTGCAGGAAGGCATGGGGCACATCGGGCCCATCGTGTATGAAGGCGATGCGCCGGCGGACATCCGCGAGAATCGTTTGCTTCAGCAATTGCTCGAAGTTGAGGCCGTCAAACCGCCGTCGTCGCCACGCATCTGGCTCGGCGCGCCCAATTCCATCAAGGGTCCGACCGAGGCCGTGTTCCATCGCCAGAGTGGAAATAATTTATTGATCGTCGGCCAGCGCGAGGAAGCGGCGCTGGGAATTCTCTCGCTTGCGCTGGTTTCGCTCGCGGCGCAATATCCCGTGGGCGCGGCGAACTTCATCGTGTTCGACGGCACGACGCCGGGATCGCAACAGCGCGAATTTTTGGAACGCATCACGCGGGCGATTCCGCATCAGGTGACGCTCGCCCGTGGCAGCGATCTTGGCGAAGTGCTCGGCAATCTTTCCGCCGACCTGAAAAAGCGCGTTGAGGAAGATCATGGCAGCGGCGCTCCGGCGACGTTTGTGTTTTTCCACGGGTTGCAAAAGTTCAACAAACTGCGGCGCGAAGATGACTTTGGATTTTCGTCCGGTGACGCGTCGGCAAGCCCGAGCGAATTGCTCAACGGTATTATCACGGAAGGCGCGAGCTTGGGCATCCACCTGATTGTGAGTTGCGACACGTATAACAACGTGAACCGGTTTCTCAGCAAGAAGGCGTTCAGCGAATTCGAGATGCGCGTGTTGTTCCAGATGAGCGCGAACGATTCGGCGAACCTGTGCGACAGTCCCCGCGCCAGCATGCTCGGCTTGCATCGCGCCTTGTTCTACAATGAACAAGAAGGTTATCTCGAAACCT